From a single Apium graveolens cultivar Ventura chromosome 2, ASM990537v1, whole genome shotgun sequence genomic region:
- the LOC141708355 gene encoding dihydroflavonol 4-reductase-like isoform X2, producing MEETRTVCVTGASGYIGSWLVKRLLERGYHVRATVRDPGNEKKVKHLLELPNASTHMSLLKADLAEESSYDDAIQGCEGVFHVATPMEIIYQGQDGKDETETTLNGILSILRSCSKAKTVKRFVYTSTIGTISVQRQPPLHEYTEDLWSDVDLCYERKMYKWMYVVAKTTAEKAAWKYAEENGIDMVTVHPSLVFGPFLTPYTSFSIDAAISLYTTSNVSLKIMNGSPAVHVDDVCNAHIYLFEHPLAKGRYICSSHIVNIFEIAHSLSLKYPDRSIPTEFEGLKKSQKNISFSSKKLMDLGFEFAHKNKDTGDLCAETIESCREKGLV from the exons ATGGAGGAAACGAGGACAGTGTGCGTGACAGGAGCATCAGGGTACATCGGTTCCTGGCTTGTCAAGAGGCTTCTGGAAAGAGGTTATCATGTTAGAGCTACCGTCCGGGATCCTG GAAACGAGAAGAAAGTGAAGCATTTGTTGGAGCTGCCAAACGCAAGTACACACATGAGCTTGTTGAAGGCAGATTTAGCTGAGGAAAGTAGCTATGATGATGCAATTCAGGGCTGTGAAGGTGTCTTTCATGTCGCCACCCCAATGGAAATTATCTACCAAGGCCAAGACGGG AAAGACGAGACAGAGACAACATTGAATGGAATACTGAGCATACTGAGATCATGCTCCAAGGCCAAAACTGTGAAGAGGTTCGTTTACACCTCAACTATAGGAACCATTTCTGTGCAGCGTCAACCCCCACTTCATGAGTACACCGAGGATCTTTGGTCTGACGTTGATTTATGCTATGAACGAAAGATGTATAAATGG ATGTATGTGGTAGCGAAAACCACTGCCGAGAAAGCTGCATGGAAATATGCTGAAGAGAATGGGATCGATATGGTCACCGTTCATCCTTCCCTTGTATTTGGACCTTTTCTTACTCCATACACAAGCTTTAGTATTGATGCCGCCATTTCCTTATATACTA CTAGCAATGTTTCACTGAAGATCATGAATGGTTCTCCTGCTGTGCATGTGGATGATGTATGCAATGCTCATATTTACCTCTTTGAGCATCCTCTAGCCAAGGGAAGATACATTTGCTCCTCTCATATTGTTAACATCTTTGAAATTGCGCATTCACTTAGCCTCAAGTACCCAGACAGGAGTATACCAACCGA ATTTGAAGGATTAAAAAAGTCACAAAAAAACATCTCTTTTTCGTCAAAGAAGCTGATGGACCTTGGTTTTGAGTTTGCACACAAAAACAAAGATACGGGTGACTTGTGCGCTGAAACCATTGAATCATGCAGGGAAAAAGGTTTGGTTTGA
- the LOC141699877 gene encoding uncharacterized protein LOC141699877, with protein sequence MTVGEYEKKFAELARFVGDYVDTDEKRAKRFQQGLNPWLRSRVAAFELATYAEVVQKAMVIEGESDQNSKEKESKKRKFGSSGEGSARGSQSGKNFKKFGFQNQGGPRSFKKGDNKSQRNRIQGLRFQQAINPECKFYNKRHTGNYNKAYIICYKCNTKGHYTNECRNPKPYVTCFKCGKTGHMLTDCKAPGNNKLMQLTAVPFNQAMTSSVPILQLPSNQPSESETLVFPSSYPTQARTFNMNMKDVVQIEPLSIIFANQERVSVKGVCPRCRVEISGYSFPASLIPFQLGEFDVILGMDWLAEHGAQIHCKKKKVILKTSQGKKVEFKGQKQVKAFLTMIQAKRLLRQGCEGYLDHVIDRSNETPNIGSIPIVSEFPNVFPDELPGLSPDRQIEFSIDLAPGVKPVSKTEEDHVEHLRIALETLKKERLYAKFPKGEFWLLEVQFLGHIVSSEGIRVDPAKIEAVMNWERPKTPTKLTRKNEKFEWTEKFKKSFQ encoded by the exons ATGACTGTGGGAGAGTATGAGAAGAAATTCGccgaattggctaggtttgttggTGATTACGTGGACACGGATGAGAAGAGagcgaagagatttcaacaaggattaaaTCCTTGGCTACGAAGCAGAGTAGCTGCTTTCGAATTGGCCACATATGCTGAAGTGGTCCAAAAGGCGATGGTGATCGAAGGAGAAAGTGACCAAAACtcgaaggagaaagagagtaagaaaagaaagtttggaAGTAGTGGAGAAGGATCGGCTCGAGGAAGCCAAAGTGGAAAGAATTTCAAGAAGTTTGGATTCCAGAACCAAGGAGGACCCCGAAGCTTTAAGAAAGGTGATAATAAGAGTCAGAGGAATAGGATTCAAGGGCTGAGATTCCAGCAAGCAATAAATCCAGAGTGTAAATTCTATAACAAGAGACACACGGGTAACTACAATAAGGCTTATATCATCTGTTACAAGTGCAATACGAAAGGTCATTATACGAATGAGTGTCGAAACCCGAAGCCTTATGTTACATGctttaagtgtggaaagactggtcATATGTTGACGGATTGCAAGGCCCCCGGAAACAACAAGTTGATGCAATTGACGGCCGTTCCTTTCAATCAAGCAATGACATCTTCTGTCCCAATTCTTCAACTTCCTTCAAATCAACCTTCTGAATCTGAAACTCTAGTGTTTCCTTCCTCTTATCCTACTCAGGCCCGGACATTCAACATGAacatgaaggatgttgttcaga TTGAACCTTTATCTATCATTTTCGCTAATCAAGAGCGAGTATCTGTTAAAGGTGTTTGCCCTCGGTGTAGAGTAGAGATTTCAGGCTATAGTTTCCCTGCTTCCCTCATACCTTTTcaattaggagaatttgacgttatattaggaatggattggttagcagaGCATGGTGCTCAGATACATTgcaagaagaagaaagtgattcttAAGACCTCTCAAGGAAAGAAAGTAGAGTTTAAAGGACAGAAACAAGTTAAAGCATTTCtgacaatgattcaagctaaaagaTTGTTAAGACAAGGGTGTGAAGGGTATTTGGATCATGTAATTGATAGATCTAATGAGACGCCGAATATAGGAAGTATTCCGATAGTTAGCGAATTTCCCAATGTATTTCCCGATGAACTTCCAGGATTATCGCCTGACCGTCAAATCGAATTTTCTATCGACTTAGCGCCTGGCGTGAAACCTGTATCGAAG ACCGAGGAAGATCATGTTGAACACCTGAGAATTGCTTTGGAGACCTTAAAAAAAGAGAGGTTGTATGCAAAATTTCCGAAGGGTGAATTTTGGTTGCTAGAAGTTCAGTTTCTAGGACACATTGTTAGTAGTGAAGGGATTcgagttgatccagcaaagatagaagctgtaatgaactGGGAGAGGCCGAAGACCCCGACTAAA TTAacccgaaagaatgagaagtttgaatggactgAGAAGTTTAAAAAGAGTTTTCAGTAA
- the LOC141708355 gene encoding dihydroflavonol 4-reductase-like isoform X1 — MEETRTVCVTGASGYIGSWLVKRLLERGYHVRATVRDPGNEKKVKHLLELPNASTHMSLLKADLAEESSYDDAIQGCEGVFHVATPMEIIYQGQDGQKDETETTLNGILSILRSCSKAKTVKRFVYTSTIGTISVQRQPPLHEYTEDLWSDVDLCYERKMYKWMYVVAKTTAEKAAWKYAEENGIDMVTVHPSLVFGPFLTPYTSFSIDAAISLYTTSNVSLKIMNGSPAVHVDDVCNAHIYLFEHPLAKGRYICSSHIVNIFEIAHSLSLKYPDRSIPTEFEGLKKSQKNISFSSKKLMDLGFEFAHKNKDTGDLCAETIESCREKGLV, encoded by the exons ATGGAGGAAACGAGGACAGTGTGCGTGACAGGAGCATCAGGGTACATCGGTTCCTGGCTTGTCAAGAGGCTTCTGGAAAGAGGTTATCATGTTAGAGCTACCGTCCGGGATCCTG GAAACGAGAAGAAAGTGAAGCATTTGTTGGAGCTGCCAAACGCAAGTACACACATGAGCTTGTTGAAGGCAGATTTAGCTGAGGAAAGTAGCTATGATGATGCAATTCAGGGCTGTGAAGGTGTCTTTCATGTCGCCACCCCAATGGAAATTATCTACCAAGGCCAAGACGGG CAGAAAGACGAGACAGAGACAACATTGAATGGAATACTGAGCATACTGAGATCATGCTCCAAGGCCAAAACTGTGAAGAGGTTCGTTTACACCTCAACTATAGGAACCATTTCTGTGCAGCGTCAACCCCCACTTCATGAGTACACCGAGGATCTTTGGTCTGACGTTGATTTATGCTATGAACGAAAGATGTATAAATGG ATGTATGTGGTAGCGAAAACCACTGCCGAGAAAGCTGCATGGAAATATGCTGAAGAGAATGGGATCGATATGGTCACCGTTCATCCTTCCCTTGTATTTGGACCTTTTCTTACTCCATACACAAGCTTTAGTATTGATGCCGCCATTTCCTTATATACTA CTAGCAATGTTTCACTGAAGATCATGAATGGTTCTCCTGCTGTGCATGTGGATGATGTATGCAATGCTCATATTTACCTCTTTGAGCATCCTCTAGCCAAGGGAAGATACATTTGCTCCTCTCATATTGTTAACATCTTTGAAATTGCGCATTCACTTAGCCTCAAGTACCCAGACAGGAGTATACCAACCGA ATTTGAAGGATTAAAAAAGTCACAAAAAAACATCTCTTTTTCGTCAAAGAAGCTGATGGACCTTGGTTTTGAGTTTGCACACAAAAACAAAGATACGGGTGACTTGTGCGCTGAAACCATTGAATCATGCAGGGAAAAAGGTTTGGTTTGA